The nucleotide window TCAGGCCTTGAGCCCCTCTACTGCTCAGAGCTATTTGCGTGCCATCCGGCACCGTTTGGAAGATGTTCCCCCCAAACTGATATCATTTCTGGCCAGCGAAGATGAAGGCACAGCCCAATTAACCTTGCTGTATATTCTTTTACATAAAAACCGTTTGCTCCGTGAATTGGTTGAAGAAGCCATTCGTGACTCAGTATTAGATGGCGAACCTGTCGTTTCGAAACAATTGATTGAGAATTTTTTCGAAAGCAAGCGTGAGGCCAGTGCTGTGCTCAAAGAATGGTCAGATACGACTTGGCGGAAATTTTGGGGCAATACGCTTAAAACTTTACAAATTTCAGGGCTTTTGCAAGGCCAAGATCCCGTGAATCTCGTCATGCAGGAGATTCCCACTGAGCTTCAGACTTGGCTCAAAGCGCAGGGCGAAGATGTCTACCTTCAGCTCTTGCTTGATAAAGAGGCCTATTCCTTCGCTTAAATTTTTAACGGGATAAAGCCTGCCCCCATCGCTTGAAAGGTGGGGGCAATTTTTTATTGCACGCTTAGATCTGCAATTCGATCTCATTCTGTGTTTAATTATAAGTGGAATATTAATTTAAACAGAGAATGGAGTGAGCTGCTTGGCGCGCTTAAAAAAGAAAGCAAAAACAACAACTCCTTTTACAGAACGGATCGTTGGCCTGCGTAAGCAAAAGGGATGGACCATGACCGAAATGAGTCGCCAGTTGGGGGTTAGCCCTTCGTATATTTCTTTGCTTGAATCGGGGGATCGCATTCCGTCTCGTCAAATCGTGAAAAATTTGGCAGAAACTCTTTTGGGATCAGAGGATACTTTGGGCATGGATGAAGTATTGATCCTTGCTGGTTTCAGTCCTGAGTTCAGTTCTCCTGCTTGCTTTACTTTGAGCTATCCCAGATTGCTTGAACGGGCCTTGGCGTCAAAGTCTGATCATTTTATTGCCTTTAGCTCTCTGATCAAATACTATCTTGAGCAGGAATTGCTTGATTTGGCACAGCATAGAATTCTCGAAGGTTTGCAGCGGTTCTCTGTGCCTTGGCAGTTGCAGGTCTTATTGGCTTTTCGTGAACTTCAAAAATCAGATTTTACTTCTGCTGAATTGGCGCAAAATCTTGCGATAGAATATTTTCAAATGAGAAAAAATGCAGAAGAAGAGACTCTCGGTTATTTATACCTTTACTTGGCTTATTTTCAGTTTAATGCGATTAAATTTCATATTTTAGAAAATAAAATGGATCTGGGCACCGTTTTAGGCTTGCAGACAGAGATGTATGCGAACTATCAAAAATCGCTTGCCTATTCACAAATGAATATTTTTATCCTGAATGAATATGCCCGTACCCGCTATGAATACGCACTCTTACTGGCACAATCTCAGGGAATTGAAAAATGGGAGCCTGTGATTCAGCTCTATCATCAGGTTATCTCTTCTCCTCAAACGAAACAATTGAACCCTGATTTGCTTGCTGAAGCCTGTTTGAATATGGCTATAGCGGCACAGAATGCTGAAAAATTTGAATTGTCTGAGTTGGTGCTTGGTTTGGGCAGAATATCTCTTCCGAATGCATCCGAATTGCTGATTGCTTTTGTGCGTAATTATGTCATTCAGGCAGAAAAACTAGACAATCCTGAAATCTTAGAAAAATCGCTGTTGTATATAAAGCAATTCATACAAGAAGTTCAAACACCTTCACTGCTTGAACGCAGGCTGAAACAAGAGCCTTGCTTTCACTATTTAATTCGCAATAAATACGAAATTTTAAAGGAAATGGGCTTGAAAATTTAAGGGCACAGAGTTAATCCGTATTTTTAAGCTGATGATCTAACCAATGAACCATCTCCCAGAGCATATGTTCCAGTGACTCTTTGGCTTGATAGCTGTGGCTTTCAAAGGGAAAAAGTACAAGACGCACAGGCTTTCCCAAGCCTTTGAGTGCCTGATACAGACTTTCACTTTGCATGGGATACGTCCCCGAATTATTATCGCTTTGACCATGAATCAAAAGCAGGGGGGCTTGAATTTTATCGGCATGCATCAGCGGTGACATTTGCAAATAGACCTCAGGGGCCTGCCAGAAATTACGTTCTTCTGATTGAAAACCAAAGGGAGTAAGGGTTCGATTATAGGCACCACTGCGGGCAATACCTGTTTTAAAAAGGGAGCTGTGGGCCAATAAGTTCACGGTCATGAACGCTCCATAGGAATGCCCGCCAATCGCCAACCGTTTGGGGTCAGCAATTCCCATGCTGACCACCTTATCTATAGCTGCCTGGGCAGAGGCTACCAATTGTTTTAAATAGGTATCATTGGGTTCTGATGTGCCTTCCCCAATAATGGGCATGGCCGGGTGATCCACCACAGCATAGCCTTGGGTTAAAAAAACCAAAGGCGAAGTGGGCAGAATGCGAATATACGAATAGGGGGAGCCTTTGACCTGGCCTGCGGCTTCAGCGTTTTTAAACTCACGGGGATAGGCCCAAAATACAGTGGGCAATGGCCCCTGTTCTTTGTGATAACCGGGTGGCAAATAGAGAATGGCGTTGAGTTTAACACCATCTGAACGGGTATAGCTGATCATTTCTTTCTGAATCAGGGCCAGCTCAGGCAAAGGGTGTTTCAGGTGGGTAAGAGCCAACTCTTGTTCCCTGTGATGAAGGATATAATTGGGAGGCGTTTGCTGCGTTTCTCTCCGTGTCAGAAACTGCATCTTCTTAGGATCGAGCACACCCACCATTTGTTCGTAGGTGGGAGCCTGTGATTGCCAGAGACGTTTTTTTTCTCCACTGAGTGGATTCCAACTGTCTAAAAAGGGGCGATCTCCTTCAGGGGAGGCCCCTTCGCCACTTAAAAAAACCGATTTTCCATCTGCTGTGGTTTGCAGCAGCATTCCGCCTTGAGGGCTTCTTTCAAGCAAGGGCCAGCCGGGATCAGCATAGCGGTCTTCACTTGAATAATGCGCTATTTTCCGGGCTGCAATGGTTTTACCTGTGCTCAGATGCCAGACTTCCTGTCTGCGCTGAAGATGCCATTTGCTATAGACCAAGGCCAGCGATTCATTTTTCCAAAACACACCGTCAAAACGATCGGGGAGATCCAAGAGGGGACGTGGTGGGCTCTGAAAAGGGGCTTTCCAATCAAATAGGCGATCCCGTATTTGACTGGGGTGACTGGGATCGCCTTGATCCTGAGCTTCAACCCAAAACAAGCTGGCAGGTTGGTCTTCTCGCCATTCAATGCGACGGCGGCCCGTGCGCACGGCATCCCTCGCGATTGGGATTCGATTGGCGAGCGGCAAATCAGCCACTGTCAGCAAGGGGGTTCCTTTGCTATCCCACAGCTCAGTTTTTAGCGGAAAACGCGAGGCAGGAAACAGATAGGAATAGGGACGGTGAATCTGTTTCACCAAAAGCCATTCCCCATTGGGTGATGGCTGAAAGTCAGTATAAAGTGCAGGGCTGCCAATTTTTTCTGCTTTTCCATCCAGTTGAACCCTCCAGAGTTGACCCTTCAGATAATAGTCAAAAAGGTCTTCATCTTGGGGGGACTTGAGCAGATCCTGAAAGGTACGTCCTGGTGCTGCTTTGCCTGTGTTTTCCATGACCAGGGGGCCCTTGGGAAGTTCCCCTTGGCTATTGGGTTGAGAAAGGTTTGAAACAGGGCTTTTACAGAGCAAAGCCTGGGAATTGGGCATCCAAACGCAGGGGGGACCAAAGGTCTTGTTCAGGCTGAGAGGGCTCAGACGCTGGGCCTGGGCTTTGTCAATATTCAAGATCCACAGTTCAACACGATCTTGAAGTGTATGTGTAAAACTTAGAAATTTACTATTTGGCGACCAAATCAGATTGGCGAAATGTCCTTG belongs to bacterium (Candidatus Blackallbacteria) CG13_big_fil_rev_8_21_14_2_50_49_14 and includes:
- a CDS encoding S9 family peptidase, giving the protein MKKWHPRRKTGLAVCLFSMALWLQNSVTIPAMATTPDPLPYQQAPPPLDKLLNAPLLPGFSLSPDRKRYLLMDFQTWPEIEDLAGPELKLAGLRFNPENYAPSRNWVYTQLHLHQLENGKEIPVQGLPEQGHFANLIWSPNSKFLSFTHTLQDRVELWILNIDKAQAQRLSPLSLNKTFGPPCVWMPNSQALLCKSPVSNLSQPNSQGELPKGPLVMENTGKAAPGRTFQDLLKSPQDEDLFDYYLKGQLWRVQLDGKAEKIGSPALYTDFQPSPNGEWLLVKQIHRPYSYLFPASRFPLKTELWDSKGTPLLTVADLPLANRIPIARDAVRTGRRRIEWREDQPASLFWVEAQDQGDPSHPSQIRDRLFDWKAPFQSPPRPLLDLPDRFDGVFWKNESLALVYSKWHLQRRQEVWHLSTGKTIAARKIAHYSSEDRYADPGWPLLERSPQGGMLLQTTADGKSVFLSGEGASPEGDRPFLDSWNPLSGEKKRLWQSQAPTYEQMVGVLDPKKMQFLTRRETQQTPPNYILHHREQELALTHLKHPLPELALIQKEMISYTRSDGVKLNAILYLPPGYHKEQGPLPTVFWAYPREFKNAEAAGQVKGSPYSYIRILPTSPLVFLTQGYAVVDHPAMPIIGEGTSEPNDTYLKQLVASAQAAIDKVVSMGIADPKRLAIGGHSYGAFMTVNLLAHSSLFKTGIARSGAYNRTLTPFGFQSEERNFWQAPEVYLQMSPLMHADKIQAPLLLIHGQSDNNSGTYPMQSESLYQALKGLGKPVRLVLFPFESHSYQAKESLEHMLWEMVHWLDHQLKNTD